In one Acomys russatus chromosome X, mAcoRus1.1, whole genome shotgun sequence genomic region, the following are encoded:
- the L1td1 gene encoding LOW QUALITY PROTEIN: LINE-1 type transposase domain-containing protein 1 (The sequence of the model RefSeq protein was modified relative to this genomic sequence to represent the inferred CDS: inserted 2 bases in 1 codon; deleted 1 base in 1 codon; substituted 2 bases at 2 genomic stop codons) — MDERIQDLKMEIEAMKETHYDTILEIENLGKRTGSTNTSITNRVQETEEKSLRDRRYNSHRKCRIYDTMKSPNVRIIRIEEKGDSQLXCPENIFNKIIRENFPNLKKEMTTNVQEAYRTPSRLPKKGKSSRHIIIKTLKIQNKERILKLQEKKGQVTYXGKPIRITPDFSTETIKARRAXTDNVMQMLRDHRNQPRLLYPVTLSITIDGENKIIHYKMKFKQYLATNRALQKILEGKHQPKEGNFTLELSQKTAT, encoded by the exons ATGGATGAaaggattcaagacctaaaaatggagatagaagcaatgaaggaAACACACTATGACACAATCCTGGAAATAGAAAAcctggggaagaggacaggatctacaaacacaagcatcaccaacagagtACAAGAAACGGAAGAAAAAAGTCTCAGGGATAGGAGATACAACAGTCATAGAAAATGTAGAATCTATGACACTATGAAAAGTCCAAAtgtaagaataataagaatagaagaaaaaggagactcCCAGCTCtaatgcccagaaaatattttcaacaaaatcataagagaaaacttccccaacctaaaaaagGAAATGACCACAAAcgtacaagaagcctacagaactcctaGTAGATTGCCTAAGAAAGGAAAATCCTCCagacacataataattaaaacactaaaaatacagaacaaagaaagaatattaaagctgcaagagaaaaaaggccaagtaacata aggcaaacctatcagaattacacctgacttctcaacagagactataaaagccagaagggcctagacagac AATGTCATGCAGatgctaagagaccacagaaaccaacccagactactatacccagtaacgctttcaatcaccatagatggagaaaacaagataattcactacaaaatgaagtttaaacagtacctagccacaaatagagccctacagaagatactggagggaaaacaccaacccaaggagggtaatT
- the LOC127185594 gene encoding LOW QUALITY PROTEIN: Y-box-binding protein 1-like (The sequence of the model RefSeq protein was modified relative to this genomic sequence to represent the inferred CDS: inserted 1 base in 1 codon), giving the protein MRRKAKTQQLLPATLTAALSSAATKPRSQGSGTDSGGTGDAGSEAAALQDKKKVIQTKVLGTVKWFNLRNGYGFITRNDTGEDIFVHHKAIKMNNPRNSFCGVGDGETVEFDIVEGEKGSEAANVTGPGGIAVQGSKYAADRNTRCADQRGPPCHHQQNYKNSQSKEKSEEVKSSTEDQAPPCWPFLQRGFEPFAMQRXYGRRPQYSSQPVQGKAMEGADKQGAGEQGRPVRPNMYQGYTPRFRRGPPSQRQPSEDHKEEDKEHQGASETQGQQPPQGRRGRNFTYRCRYPEIRKPQEGKETKAADPPAENPQATQADQGGAD; this is encoded by the exons ATGAGAAGAAAGGCCAAGacacagcagctgctgcctgcCACCCTCACCGCCGCCCTCAGCTCAGCAGCCACCAAGCCCAGGTCCCAGGGGAGCGGCACAGACAGTGGAGGCACAGGGGACGCCGGATCAGAGGCGGCCGCCCTCCAGGACAAGAAGAAGGTCATCCAGACCAAGGTTTTGGGAACAGTAAAATGGTTCAATCTAAGGAACGGATACGGTTTCATCACAAGGAATGACACCGGGGAAGACATATTTGTGCACCATAAGGCCATAAAGATGAACAACCCAAGGAACTCCTTTTGCGGTGTAGGAGATGGAGAGACCGTAGAGTTTGATATTGTTGAAGGAGAAAAGGGCTCGGAGGCAGCAAATGTTACAGGCCCTGGTGGAATCGCTGTTCAAGGCAGTAAATACGCGGCAGACCGGAACACACGCTGTGCAGATCAGAGGGGTCCTCCATGTCATCACCAGCAAAACTACAAGAACAGCCAGAGTAAGGAAAAGAGTGAGGAAGTGAAAAGCTCTACTGAAGACCAGGCCCCACCGTGCTGGCCATTTCTTCAGCGAGGGTTTGAACCTTTTGCTATGCAGA TGTATGGGCGTCGACCACAGTATTCCAGCCAGCCTGTACAAGGAAAAGCGATGGAGGGTGCTGACAAGCAGGGTGCAGGAGAGCAAGGCAGACCTGTGAGACCAAATATGTATCAGGGCTACACACCAAGATTCCGCAGGGGCCCTCCTAGCCAAAGACAACCTAGCGAGGACCacaaggaagaggacaaggaacaTCAAGGAGCCTCTGAGACCCAAGGTCAGCAGCCACCTCAAGGTCGGCGTGGCCGCAACTTCACGTACAGATGCAGATACCCAGAGATCCGTAAACCACAAGAAggcaaagagacaaaggcagCAGATCCACCAGCTGAGAATCCGCAGGCTACCCAGGCTGATCAGGGCGGGGCTGACTAA